One window of Paenibacillus albicereus genomic DNA carries:
- a CDS encoding hybrid sensor histidine kinase/response regulator: MKKQSLLLIALVLTFLAAAAWIVYAWLQPEESYPEAKEGVLDARGWDFSKQGIIPLRGEWEFYKDKLLAPADFARNSDELQSGRSLLSVPGSWKGDGFGAGTYRLRIEVGEADYYSLRAKKIRLSSRIYMAGDEIGGSGSPDLDPQSFVASNLPVFGTAKAESRTIDIVIQAASYRYLQGGLVQPPEFGLAEDVADKRDISRMADMILVTTLLAFGIYFTGMFRQWRREPYLFYFSLFCLTLGMFFSLDNEIVLASLLPSISFLLLQKLLFILPSLSILFFIHYVRLYLGDKPSRRLKAFLGASYGYLAVLILIPNEGLVPILWPGILMQMLAFVFIFTSIFRNRHLGVRVYYILLGTFFLIISWVFAQTRYQLALDSPYYMIVTLLLVVLSQSFLMTDRLRSAYRQSERLASKLLVQDRQKDEFLAKTSHELRTPLHGIVNLSQSLLDQEQAPLLPDHRDNILLLNRLGRRLAGLVNDILDLNRIRYGELAVQIRPVDVRVSAEIVWETLSIAPIRPGIRLLDELPEGLPLVLADENRLRQILHNLLENGLKYTDRGTVSLSAERQGDMLAITVGDTGRGIPQDQRDELFLPFVHGREAGAGSREGIGLGLSIAKQLVELQGGMMSLESELGRGSRFTFTLPVAGEASAQEAAAFAVAGGAAGAAFASEAADVSPAEGRDGDMAHGLAVLPPAAPGNEGAGFSKAFHILVVDDEPSNLKIATDAVASLGHRFTAAGSGAEGIEALRRTQPDLVLLDLMMPGVSGLDICRDIRSRHGLAELPVLMLTASGQTGDILAAFAAGANDILQKPFELAELRARVQSLLAMKSSSEQAVRREMDFLQAQITPHFLYNTLNALIGLSYKDVDRLRDTIQHLTTYLRAKFTFVLLGEAVPLERELELARAYLAIEQLRFGQRLQVEVVADEEAHALLPPLTLQPIVENAVRHGIGPKPEGGTVRIEIRKTPGAVEISVEDDGVGMDADMLARLEAGQAGGIGIGNVNRRLQMKYGRRLAIVSEPGAGTRITMTLTEERLP; this comes from the coding sequence ATGAAGAAACAATCGCTGCTGCTCATCGCCCTGGTCCTGACCTTCCTCGCCGCCGCGGCCTGGATCGTCTATGCCTGGCTCCAGCCGGAAGAAAGCTATCCCGAGGCAAAGGAAGGCGTGCTGGACGCCAGAGGGTGGGACTTCTCGAAGCAGGGAATCATCCCGCTGCGAGGGGAATGGGAATTCTACAAGGACAAGCTCCTCGCCCCGGCCGATTTCGCCCGCAACAGCGATGAGCTGCAAAGCGGCCGCAGCCTGCTGAGCGTGCCCGGAAGCTGGAAGGGCGACGGCTTCGGAGCGGGGACGTACCGGCTCCGCATCGAGGTGGGCGAAGCCGATTATTACAGCCTGCGGGCGAAGAAGATCCGCCTGTCCAGCCGGATCTACATGGCCGGCGACGAGATCGGCGGCAGCGGCTCTCCCGATCTGGATCCGCAGAGCTTCGTGGCCAGCAACCTCCCGGTTTTCGGCACGGCCAAGGCGGAGAGCCGCACGATCGACATCGTCATCCAGGCGGCCAGCTACCGCTATCTGCAGGGCGGGCTGGTGCAGCCACCGGAATTCGGCTTGGCCGAAGACGTGGCGGACAAGCGGGACATCTCGCGCATGGCGGACATGATCCTCGTCACGACGCTGCTCGCTTTCGGCATCTATTTCACCGGGATGTTCAGGCAGTGGAGACGGGAGCCGTACCTGTTCTACTTCAGCCTGTTCTGTCTGACGCTGGGGATGTTCTTCAGTCTCGACAACGAGATCGTGCTCGCCTCGCTGCTGCCGTCGATCTCGTTCCTGCTGCTGCAGAAGCTGCTGTTCATCCTGCCTTCGCTGTCGATCCTGTTCTTCATCCATTACGTCCGGCTGTACCTGGGCGACAAGCCCAGCAGGCGGCTCAAGGCGTTCCTCGGGGCCAGCTACGGCTATCTGGCGGTCCTGATCCTCATCCCCAACGAGGGCCTGGTCCCGATCCTGTGGCCAGGCATCCTCATGCAGATGCTGGCGTTCGTCTTCATCTTCACGTCGATCTTCCGCAACCGGCATCTGGGCGTGAGAGTCTACTACATCCTGCTCGGGACGTTCTTCCTCATCATCAGCTGGGTGTTCGCCCAGACGCGCTATCAGCTGGCGCTGGACAGCCCATACTACATGATCGTCACGCTGCTGCTCGTCGTGCTGTCCCAATCGTTCCTGATGACGGACCGGCTGCGCTCCGCCTATCGGCAGAGCGAGCGGCTCGCCAGCAAGCTGTTGGTTCAGGATCGGCAAAAGGACGAGTTCCTCGCCAAGACGTCGCATGAGCTGCGCACGCCGCTGCACGGCATCGTCAACCTGTCCCAGTCGCTGCTGGACCAGGAGCAGGCGCCGCTTCTCCCGGACCATCGCGACAACATCCTGCTGCTGAACCGGCTCGGGAGGCGGCTCGCCGGGCTGGTCAACGATATCCTCGACCTCAACCGGATCCGCTACGGGGAGCTGGCCGTGCAGATTAGGCCGGTGGATGTCCGGGTCTCCGCCGAAATCGTGTGGGAGACGCTGTCGATCGCGCCCATTCGTCCCGGCATCCGGCTGCTCGACGAGCTGCCGGAGGGGCTGCCGCTCGTCCTGGCGGACGAGAACCGGCTGCGCCAGATTCTGCACAACTTGCTGGAAAACGGACTTAAATACACCGACCGTGGAACGGTGTCCCTTTCCGCCGAACGCCAGGGCGACATGCTGGCGATTACCGTCGGCGACACGGGTAGAGGCATCCCGCAGGACCAGCGGGACGAGCTGTTCCTGCCCTTCGTGCATGGCCGCGAAGCAGGAGCCGGCTCGCGCGAAGGCATCGGGCTGGGCCTGAGCATCGCCAAGCAGCTGGTGGAGCTGCAGGGCGGGATGATGTCGCTGGAGTCGGAGCTCGGCCGCGGCTCCCGGTTCACGTTCACGCTCCCGGTGGCCGGAGAAGCCTCGGCGCAGGAGGCGGCAGCTTTTGCAGTAGCTGGAGGTGCCGCCGGGGCTGCCTTCGCGTCGGAGGCTGCGGACGTCTCCCCGGCCGAAGGCCGGGATGGCGATATGGCGCACGGACTCGCCGTCCTGCCGCCTGCCGCCCCGGGGAACGAGGGAGCCGGGTTTTCAAAGGCTTTCCACATCCTCGTCGTCGACGACGAGCCATCCAATCTGAAGATCGCCACCGACGCGGTCGCCTCGCTGGGACATCGCTTCACGGCGGCCGGCAGCGGGGCGGAAGGGATCGAGGCGCTGCGGAGGACGCAGCCGGATCTCGTACTGCTCGACCTGATGATGCCCGGCGTGTCCGGCCTGGACATCTGCCGGGACATTCGCTCGCGGCATGGCTTGGCCGAGCTGCCGGTGCTCATGCTGACCGCGTCGGGCCAGACGGGGGACATCCTCGCCGCCTTCGCCGCCGGCGCCAACGACATCCTGCAAAAGCCGTTCGAGCTGGCCGAGCTGAGAGCCCGCGTCCAGTCGCTGCTGGCGATGAAGAGCTCTTCGGAGCAGGCGGTGCGCCGGGAGATGGACTTCCTGCAGGCCCAGATCACGCCGCATTTCCTGTACAACACGCTGAACGCTCTGATCGGGCTGAGCTACAAGGACGTGGACCGGCTGCGGGACACGATCCAGCATCTGACGACCTATCTGCGCGCCAAGTTCACGTTTGTCCTGCTGGGCGAAGCCGTGCCGCTGGAGAGGGAGCTGGAGCTGGCCCGGGCGTACCTGGCGATCGAGCAGCTGCGCTTCGGCCAGCGGCTGCAGGTGGAGGTGGTTGCCGACGAGGAGGCGCATGCGCTGCTGCCGCCGCTGACGCTTCAGCCGATCGTAGAGAACGCCGTCCGCCACGGCATCGGGCCCAAGCCCGAGGGAGGCACGGTAAGGATCGAGATCCGCAAGACGCCCGGCGCGGTCGAGATCAGCGTCGAGGATGACGGAGTCGGCATGGACGCGGACATGCTGGCGCGGCTGGAGGCAGGACAAGCCGGCGGCATCGGCATCGGCAACGTGAACCGGCGGCTGCAGATGAAGTACGGGCGGCGGCTCGCCATCGTCAGCGAGCCGGGAGCCGGCACCAGGATAACGATGACACTGACAGAGGAGAGGCTGCCGTGA
- a CDS encoding sugar ABC transporter ATP-binding protein translates to MSSPYRLEMRGISKAFPGVQALSQVTLNVRPGTVHALMGENGAGKSTLMKCLFGIYKPDEGEIYLDGERADIPNSKAALAHGVSMIHQELHPVPHRSVMENIWLGRFPLMGVWPLRLVDERRMRRDTEALLQDLGLDIDPMAQVGSLSVSKIQSLEIAKAVSFQSKVIVMDEPTSSLTGNEVEQLFEIIEKLRGRGVSIIYISHKMEEILRISDDVTIMRDGKYIGTWEASELTTDLIISRMVGRDLNDRFPERSNVPSSVILKADGLTSTNPMSFKNVSFELRRGEILGVGGLVGAQRTELIEALFGLRQLKAGTIEIDGRKVSIKSPADAKKHGIALLTEERRTTGIFPVLSVYENTIIANLGRYRSRIGLIDERKGRREAADNVAKFRTKTPNVDTQIRNLSGGNQQKVLLARWLLTDPDILLLDEPTRGIDVGAKFEIYTIIAELARQGRTIVMISSEMPELLGMSDRIMVMSEGRMTGILDGRKATEQEIMRLAAQQRMA, encoded by the coding sequence ATGAGCTCCCCTTACCGATTGGAGATGCGCGGCATCTCCAAAGCTTTTCCCGGCGTGCAGGCGCTGAGCCAGGTGACGCTGAACGTGCGCCCCGGCACGGTCCACGCCCTCATGGGCGAGAACGGAGCCGGCAAATCGACGCTCATGAAATGCCTGTTCGGCATCTACAAGCCGGATGAAGGCGAAATCTATCTGGACGGCGAGCGGGCCGACATCCCGAATTCCAAGGCCGCGCTCGCCCATGGGGTATCGATGATCCACCAGGAGCTGCATCCGGTCCCGCACCGCAGCGTCATGGAAAACATCTGGCTCGGCCGGTTTCCGCTCATGGGCGTCTGGCCGCTGCGGCTCGTCGACGAGCGCCGCATGCGCCGCGATACGGAGGCGCTGCTGCAGGACCTCGGGCTCGACATCGATCCGATGGCGCAGGTCGGCAGCCTGTCCGTCTCCAAGATCCAGTCGCTGGAGATCGCCAAGGCCGTGTCGTTCCAATCCAAGGTGATCGTCATGGACGAGCCGACGTCGTCGCTGACCGGCAACGAGGTCGAGCAGCTGTTCGAGATCATCGAGAAGCTGCGGGGACGCGGCGTCTCCATCATCTATATCTCGCACAAGATGGAGGAGATCCTGCGCATCTCCGACGACGTGACAATCATGCGCGACGGCAAGTACATCGGCACCTGGGAGGCGTCCGAGCTGACGACCGACCTCATCATCAGCCGCATGGTCGGCCGCGACCTGAACGACCGGTTCCCGGAGCGCAGCAACGTGCCTTCCTCGGTCATCCTCAAGGCCGACGGCCTCACGTCGACGAATCCGATGTCGTTCAAGAACGTCAGCTTCGAGCTGAGGCGCGGCGAGATCCTCGGCGTCGGCGGGCTCGTCGGCGCGCAGCGGACCGAGCTGATCGAGGCGCTGTTCGGCCTGCGCCAGCTGAAGGCCGGCACGATCGAGATCGACGGGCGCAAGGTGAGCATCAAGTCGCCGGCCGACGCCAAAAAGCACGGCATCGCGCTGCTGACGGAGGAGCGCCGGACGACAGGCATTTTCCCGGTGCTGTCCGTGTACGAGAACACGATCATCGCCAACCTCGGCCGCTACCGCAGCCGGATCGGACTCATCGACGAGCGCAAGGGACGGCGCGAGGCGGCGGACAACGTCGCGAAGTTCCGCACCAAGACGCCGAACGTAGATACGCAGATCCGCAACCTGTCGGGCGGCAACCAGCAGAAGGTGCTGCTCGCCCGCTGGCTGCTGACCGATCCGGACATCCTGCTGCTCGACGAGCCGACGCGCGGCATCGACGTCGGCGCCAAGTTCGAGATCTATACGATCATCGCCGAGCTCGCGCGGCAGGGCCGCACCATCGTCATGATCAGCTCGGAGATGCCGGAGCTGCTCGGCATGTCCGACCGCATCATGGTCATGAGCGAAGGACGGATGACGGGCATCCTGGACGGCCGCAAGGCGACGGAACAGGAAATCATGCGGCTGGCCGCGCAGCAGCGGATGGCTTAG
- a CDS encoding galactose ABC transporter substrate-binding protein, with protein MKKQAALAAALAAVMVTAAGCGGNNGGGNAGGDSGGSGGDQPKIGVAIYKFDDTFMTGVRNAMTAAAEGKAKLDIVDSQNAQPTQNEKVDLFISKKYKALAINAVDRTAAGVIIDKAQAADIPVVFLNREPVAEDMNKWDKVYYVGAKAEESGTLSGQIIADYWKANPEADKNKDGVLQYVMLQGEPGHQDAELRTKYSIQAIEDAGIKVEKLEQDTAMWDRVKGQDKMQAWLAARGDNIEAVLANNDDMALGAIEALKAAGYFTGDKFMPVVGVDATAPAIQALQDGTLLGTVLNDAKNQGGATVALAAALAKGETPTKENTGYDITDGKYVWIAYKKILKDNIADAQQ; from the coding sequence ATGAAAAAACAAGCAGCACTCGCGGCCGCGCTCGCGGCGGTCATGGTCACGGCGGCCGGCTGCGGCGGCAACAACGGCGGCGGCAACGCAGGCGGCGACTCCGGCGGAAGCGGCGGCGACCAGCCGAAGATCGGCGTAGCCATCTACAAGTTCGACGACACGTTCATGACGGGCGTCCGCAACGCGATGACGGCGGCGGCCGAGGGCAAGGCCAAGCTCGACATCGTCGACAGCCAGAACGCGCAGCCGACGCAGAACGAAAAGGTCGATCTGTTCATTTCCAAAAAATACAAGGCGCTGGCGATCAACGCGGTCGACCGCACAGCGGCCGGCGTCATCATCGACAAGGCCCAGGCGGCCGACATCCCGGTCGTGTTCCTGAACCGGGAGCCGGTGGCCGAAGACATGAACAAGTGGGATAAAGTGTACTACGTCGGCGCGAAAGCAGAGGAGTCCGGCACGCTGTCCGGCCAGATCATCGCCGATTACTGGAAAGCGAATCCGGAAGCGGACAAGAACAAGGACGGCGTGCTCCAGTACGTCATGCTGCAGGGCGAGCCGGGCCATCAGGATGCCGAGCTGCGCACGAAGTACTCGATCCAGGCGATCGAGGACGCCGGCATCAAGGTCGAGAAGCTGGAGCAGGATACGGCGATGTGGGACCGCGTCAAAGGCCAGGACAAAATGCAGGCTTGGCTGGCGGCACGCGGCGACAACATCGAGGCCGTGCTGGCCAACAACGACGACATGGCGCTCGGCGCGATCGAAGCGCTGAAGGCGGCGGGCTACTTCACAGGCGACAAGTTCATGCCGGTCGTCGGCGTCGACGCGACCGCTCCGGCGATCCAGGCGCTGCAGGACGGCACGCTGCTCGGCACCGTGCTCAACGACGCGAAGAACCAAGGCGGCGCGACGGTCGCTCTGGCGGCAGCGCTGGCTAAAGGCGAGACGCCGACGAAGGAGAACACCGGCTACGACATCACGGACGGCAAGTACGTCTGGATCGCGTACAAGAAGATTCTGAAGGACAATATCGCCGACGCCCAGCAATAA
- a CDS encoding amidoligase family protein, protein MRDLTEWNRAKRMDVPWRELRFGLEIEFVGGEPDRLELLPGWTMALDEKQIDGDGEASGSELQSPPLRWEELGQAEEMLMRLKRQGAEANWSCGLHVHVGLEAFGEAAMPALLQAALSSQAALSGLLDTSPHRLFYAPPITAEMAEAFRATGNLDALRRSGRPQSHRCGINLRPWSEIGTVEIRYANASLEAVEVRRVVELCLRFVDAACRGERLPAEPAALAATLGVPSGGYPPRAEPPRWHRERMALENALLPQLAAQAAQLVPDGEIHHIIAADGGVEVFVEDGEGSLHAFRCTLAAGGLERRRQEGVEVNGTAPSGNSAKAPRGAGSGAEGAEAADGAGR, encoded by the coding sequence ATGAGAGACTTGACCGAATGGAATCGTGCAAAACGGATGGATGTGCCTTGGAGGGAGCTGCGCTTCGGGCTGGAGATCGAGTTCGTCGGCGGCGAGCCGGATCGGCTGGAGCTGCTGCCAGGCTGGACGATGGCGCTGGACGAGAAGCAGATCGATGGCGACGGAGAGGCGTCGGGCAGCGAGCTGCAATCGCCGCCGCTGCGCTGGGAGGAGCTCGGCCAGGCGGAGGAGATGCTGATGCGGCTGAAGCGGCAAGGGGCGGAGGCCAACTGGAGCTGCGGCCTACATGTGCATGTCGGGCTGGAGGCGTTCGGCGAAGCCGCGATGCCGGCGCTGCTGCAAGCGGCGCTGAGCTCGCAGGCAGCGCTGAGCGGGCTGCTCGACACGAGCCCGCATCGCCTCTTCTACGCGCCGCCGATCACGGCGGAGATGGCGGAGGCGTTCCGAGCGACTGGAAATCTGGATGCGCTGAGGCGCAGCGGACGTCCGCAATCCCATCGCTGCGGGATCAACTTGAGGCCGTGGAGCGAGATCGGCACCGTCGAGATCCGCTATGCGAACGCATCGCTGGAGGCGGTCGAGGTGCGGCGTGTCGTCGAGCTCTGCCTTCGGTTCGTGGATGCCGCCTGCAGGGGAGAGCGGCTTCCGGCTGAGCCGGCCGCTCTGGCCGCGACGCTCGGAGTGCCGTCCGGCGGCTATCCGCCGCGCGCGGAACCGCCTCGCTGGCATCGAGAGCGGATGGCGCTCGAGAACGCCCTGCTGCCGCAGCTTGCCGCTCAGGCGGCGCAGCTCGTGCCGGACGGCGAGATCCATCACATCATCGCCGCGGACGGCGGCGTCGAGGTTTTTGTAGAGGACGGCGAAGGCTCGCTGCATGCGTTCCGCTGCACGCTTGCGGCGGGCGGACTGGAGCGGCGTAGACAGGAAGGAGTGGAGGTCAATGGAACAGCACCTTCAGGAAATTCAGCAAAGGCTCCTCGTGGAGCTGGCAGCGGTGCAGAAGGAGCGGAGGCTGCCGATGGCGCCGGGCGATGA
- the mglC gene encoding galactose/methyl galactoside ABC transporter permease MglC, translating to MNTPAKRPAGQAILGYLKHLVTNRAIFLVLILLVVAIAIMDPTFLAYSTLRDILQQNSTRAIIALGAGFVLITGGTDLSAGRVVGLTAVVSASMLQVDTYAAKFFPNLPELPVYIPIFVGIFAGLLVGCVNGFIIAKLKVPPFIATLGTMVAVYGLNSIYFDSEPNQSQPIAGLRKDFTIWGTGSIDFGGGYTLPYIVLIAIGVALVCWVVFNKTRLGKNMYAIGGNVQAAHVSGINVARNLIFIYAIAGALYGLGGVLEAARTGGATNNYGNMYELDAIAACVVGGVSTAGGIGTVPGIMAGVLIFGVINYGLTFIGVSPYWQLIIKGLIIVAAVAFDIRKYVAKR from the coding sequence ATGAACACGCCGGCGAAAAGGCCGGCCGGCCAGGCGATCCTGGGCTATCTGAAGCATCTTGTCACCAATCGGGCGATCTTCCTCGTCCTCATCCTGCTCGTCGTCGCGATCGCGATCATGGACCCGACGTTCCTCGCGTACTCGACGCTGCGCGACATCCTGCAGCAGAACTCCACCCGCGCCATCATCGCGCTCGGAGCGGGCTTCGTGCTCATCACCGGCGGCACCGACCTGTCCGCGGGCCGCGTCGTCGGCCTGACGGCGGTCGTCTCGGCTTCCATGCTGCAGGTGGACACCTATGCGGCGAAGTTCTTCCCGAACCTGCCGGAGCTTCCGGTCTACATCCCGATCTTCGTCGGAATCTTCGCGGGCCTGCTCGTCGGCTGCGTCAACGGCTTCATCATCGCCAAGCTCAAGGTGCCGCCGTTCATCGCCACGCTCGGCACGATGGTCGCCGTATATGGCCTGAACTCGATCTACTTCGACTCCGAGCCGAACCAGTCGCAGCCGATCGCCGGCCTGCGCAAGGACTTCACCATCTGGGGCACGGGCTCGATCGACTTCGGCGGCGGCTACACGCTGCCGTACATCGTGCTCATCGCGATCGGCGTCGCGCTCGTCTGCTGGGTCGTCTTCAACAAGACGCGCCTCGGCAAGAACATGTACGCGATCGGCGGCAACGTGCAGGCGGCGCATGTGTCGGGCATCAACGTCGCCCGCAACCTGATCTTCATCTACGCCATCGCTGGCGCCCTGTACGGCCTCGGCGGCGTGCTGGAGGCCGCGCGCACCGGCGGCGCGACGAACAATTACGGCAACATGTACGAGCTGGACGCGATCGCGGCCTGCGTCGTCGGCGGCGTGTCGACGGCGGGCGGCATCGGCACCGTGCCGGGCATCATGGCCGGCGTGCTCATCTTCGGCGTCATCAACTACGGCCTGACGTTCATCGGCGTCAGCCCGTATTGGCAGCTTATCATCAAAGGACTCATCATCGTGGCGGCGGTCGCGTTCGACATCCGCAAGTATGTCGCGAAGCGGTAG
- a CDS encoding response regulator produces MRAILIDDEEMALDVLEIRLNEAGGVDVVGKFQQVADALARCGTLRPELVFLDIEMPGMNGLEAAEALRGICPDVEVIYVTAYHHYAVDAFGTAAIGYLLKPVAKDKLLQALARYKSLQDRRGIRRYVAPGVTGYMDPPAGPASLSSAEDGAPPPLTLKVLGSMELYSADGRLLTWRTRKTKELFAFLWHHRGQPVYKYAILEHLWPDDPGDRAQKLLHTSLYYLRSLLKAEGCGEIVRYGDERYWIDPSAIRSDLEVLLERVKGGLSAEDGRQAMALYRGDYLETEHYPWADAFRIELRSTAAAALKSAIPGGDIELRTSLLRKLIELEPGRSEHYDRLAEAHEQAGDAGGARQVLALKEKNKLEEG; encoded by the coding sequence GTGAGGGCGATTCTGATCGACGATGAGGAAATGGCGCTCGACGTGCTGGAGATCCGCCTGAACGAGGCCGGCGGGGTCGACGTCGTCGGCAAGTTCCAGCAAGTGGCGGACGCGCTCGCGCGCTGCGGGACGCTGCGTCCGGAGCTTGTCTTCCTCGACATCGAGATGCCGGGGATGAACGGGCTGGAGGCCGCCGAGGCGCTGCGCGGCATCTGTCCGGACGTCGAGGTGATCTATGTGACGGCTTACCACCACTACGCGGTGGACGCCTTCGGCACGGCGGCGATCGGCTACCTGCTCAAGCCGGTCGCCAAGGACAAACTGCTGCAGGCGCTGGCCCGCTACAAGAGCCTGCAAGACCGGCGCGGCATCCGCCGGTATGTCGCTCCGGGCGTCACGGGCTATATGGATCCCCCGGCCGGTCCGGCAAGCTTGTCGAGCGCCGAGGACGGCGCTCCGCCTCCGCTGACGCTGAAGGTGCTCGGCAGCATGGAGCTGTACAGCGCGGACGGCCGCTTGCTGACCTGGCGCACCCGCAAGACCAAGGAGCTGTTCGCGTTTTTATGGCATCACCGCGGACAGCCGGTCTACAAGTACGCCATTCTGGAGCACCTATGGCCGGATGATCCCGGCGACCGGGCGCAGAAGCTGCTGCATACGTCGCTGTATTACTTGCGCAGCCTGCTCAAAGCGGAAGGCTGCGGAGAGATCGTCCGCTACGGCGACGAGCGCTATTGGATCGACCCGTCCGCCATCCGAAGCGATCTGGAGGTGCTGCTGGAGAGGGTGAAGGGGGGCCTGTCCGCAGAGGACGGACGGCAGGCGATGGCTCTGTACCGAGGCGATTACCTGGAAACGGAGCATTATCCGTGGGCGGACGCGTTCCGCATCGAGCTGCGCTCGACGGCAGCCGCAGCGCTGAAATCCGCCATCCCCGGTGGGGACATCGAGCTGCGGACGTCCCTGCTACGCAAGCTCATCGAGCTGGAGCCGGGCAGAAGCGAGCATTACGACCGGCTGGCCGAAGCGCATGAGCAGGCCGGCGATGCGGGTGGCGCGCGCCAGGTGCTGGCGCTCAAGGAAAAAAACAAGCTGGAAGAAGGCTAG
- a CDS encoding vWA domain-containing protein, with product MKKLRMCNASSGRLLRGTMAGLLAVAMLAGCGEADEDRRYDAGSAAGGETTASADTAQTASGASVAARSSEASKTPENSGSTPLSTSKQDRSLSLPPEKQQRPEPQAGMLTAGEWDDLGAWSRWMKLVQDSPYPAAWGFAPTKRLAVQVMAQGEPARDAEVILHCGGKREWTARTDADGKATLFADLLEAEDGQEGPIRNEPAAPTEGKGSIEDRPAAPQGCSVQIDAGHGLIVRDAETKDWAGRVMKLETEREAPQPDAVLDLLLMIDTTGSMADELDYLSTELTNVVSRVKKNIGQDLTVRISPNFYRDRKDEYVVRSFPFLEDAVKAQAHIARQEADGGQDYPEAVAEALTDAVLEHDWSRSAKARLMLLVLDAPPHQGEQERESIQLAAAEAAKQGIRIVPIAASGTDLETELLMRTLAVATGGSYVFLTDDSGIGNGHKKPEGVEPQILPLNDLLVDLISRYAGGEA from the coding sequence TTGAAAAAGCTTCGCATGTGCAATGCGAGCAGCGGAAGGCTGCTGCGGGGAACGATGGCTGGACTGCTCGCGGTCGCCATGCTGGCCGGCTGCGGAGAGGCGGATGAGGATCGGCGCTACGACGCAGGATCTGCAGCGGGTGGCGAGACGACGGCGTCCGCCGATACGGCCCAAACGGCATCCGGAGCCTCTGTCGCTGCCCGAAGCTCCGAAGCTTCCAAAACGCCTGAAAATTCCGGTTCCACTCCCTTATCGACTTCCAAACAGGATCGGAGCCTGTCTCTTCCGCCGGAAAAGCAGCAGCGGCCGGAGCCGCAGGCCGGCATGCTGACGGCAGGCGAGTGGGATGACCTCGGCGCCTGGAGCCGGTGGATGAAGCTGGTTCAGGACAGCCCTTATCCGGCGGCTTGGGGCTTCGCTCCGACGAAGCGCCTCGCGGTGCAGGTGATGGCCCAGGGCGAGCCGGCCCGCGATGCCGAGGTCATCCTGCACTGCGGCGGCAAGCGGGAGTGGACGGCTCGCACCGACGCCGACGGCAAGGCGACGCTGTTCGCGGATCTGCTGGAGGCGGAGGACGGGCAGGAAGGTCCGATTCGGAACGAGCCGGCTGCTCCGACCGAGGGGAAGGGGAGCATCGAGGATCGGCCGGCGGCTCCCCAAGGCTGCTCGGTCCAGATTGATGCAGGCCACGGGCTGATCGTGCGCGACGCAGAGACAAAGGACTGGGCCGGGCGCGTCATGAAGCTCGAGACGGAACGAGAGGCGCCGCAGCCGGATGCCGTGCTCGATCTGTTGCTCATGATCGATACGACCGGCTCGATGGCCGACGAGCTGGATTACTTGTCCACGGAGCTGACAAACGTCGTCTCCCGCGTCAAGAAGAACATCGGGCAGGACCTGACCGTCCGCATCAGTCCGAACTTCTATCGCGACCGCAAGGACGAGTATGTCGTCCGCTCGTTCCCGTTCCTGGAGGATGCCGTCAAGGCGCAGGCTCATATCGCCCGGCAAGAGGCCGACGGCGGACAGGATTATCCGGAGGCGGTCGCCGAAGCGCTGACCGACGCCGTGCTGGAGCATGACTGGAGCCGCAGCGCGAAGGCGAGACTGATGCTGCTCGTGCTTGACGCGCCGCCGCATCAAGGGGAGCAGGAGCGGGAGAGCATCCAGCTTGCAGCCGCCGAAGCTGCGAAGCAGGGCATCCGCATCGTGCCGATCGCCGCGAGCGGCACCGATCTCGAGACGGAGCTGCTGATGCGCACGCTGGCCGTCGCGACCGGGGGCAGCTACGTGTTTCTGACCGACGACAGCGGCATCGGCAACGGCCACAAGAAGCCGGAGGGCGTCGAGCCGCAAATCCTGCCGCTGAACGATCTGCTCGTCGATCTCATCTCCCGGTACGCGGGGGGAGAAGCTTGA